One Paenibacillus riograndensis SBR5 DNA segment encodes these proteins:
- the cyoE gene encoding heme o synthase produces MDNQLRYQASSDSAALSAKSPKEGAGWRDFITVTKPGIIRSNLIAAFAGYWVASGWDVQYGRLILTLLGTMLVMASACVFNNYFDRDLDMKMERTRERGLPTGRLKPQTVLIYAIGLGIAGLAVLFAFCGVLAGIFGIVGMFVYVVVYTLWLKRTSTWSTSVGAISGAMPPVIGYVAVTGAVDLGAWLLFAMLFLWQPPHFWALGIRRKEEYRAAGFPLLPVVKGTRRTKFQMIPYVALLLPIPVLMYVYDYAGIFYLVISAGLSLAWLYLTLKGFRAKDDDAWAKQNFFFSINYLTVSLIVLVLNTIHG; encoded by the coding sequence GTGGACAATCAATTGAGATATCAAGCTTCTTCGGATTCCGCAGCTTTGTCTGCCAAATCACCCAAAGAAGGTGCCGGCTGGCGCGATTTTATTACGGTAACTAAGCCCGGTATTATCCGTTCGAATCTGATCGCAGCTTTTGCGGGATACTGGGTGGCGTCAGGCTGGGATGTGCAGTATGGACGGTTGATCCTGACCCTGCTCGGAACGATGCTGGTCATGGCTTCTGCCTGTGTGTTCAATAACTATTTCGACCGTGATCTGGATATGAAAATGGAAAGAACACGCGAACGCGGTCTGCCAACGGGTAGACTGAAGCCGCAAACGGTGCTGATCTACGCCATAGGCCTTGGCATAGCCGGTCTTGCTGTGCTGTTTGCATTTTGCGGCGTGCTTGCCGGAATCTTCGGCATCGTCGGCATGTTTGTATATGTAGTAGTGTACACCCTTTGGCTCAAAAGAACATCTACGTGGAGTACATCGGTAGGGGCCATCTCGGGCGCGATGCCTCCGGTTATCGGTTATGTGGCTGTTACCGGGGCAGTTGACCTGGGGGCCTGGCTGCTGTTCGCGATGTTGTTCCTGTGGCAGCCGCCGCATTTCTGGGCGCTCGGCATCCGCCGCAAGGAAGAGTACCGCGCAGCGGGTTTTCCGCTGCTGCCGGTAGTCAAGGGCACGCGGCGCACGAAGTTTCAAATGATTCCTTATGTAGCGCTGCTGCTGCCCATTCCGGTATTGATGTATGTTTATGATTACGCAGGCATCTTTTACCTGGTTATTTCTGCGGGATTGTCGCTTGCCTGGCTGTACCTGACTTTAAAGGGATTCAGAGCGAAGGATGACGACGCTTGGGCGAAACAGAATTTCTTTTTCTCCATTAATTACCTGACAGTCAGTCTGATTGTGCTTGTACTGAATACGATTCACGGTTAA